The nucleotide window CAATACGTTATACTAAAAATTAACAATAACTGTAAATGTCGTTATTGAAATTCTTTTTGAGGTGAATGCTATGAAAAAAATCTTAGGGTTACTACTAACAATAACTGCTTTAGTAGGTTGTTCAGACGAAAGTAATTCTGCAAAGGATAACGAAGGATTAACAAAATCATTTGTAGAAGAATATGCAGAAATTGGCTTATCATATGATGATGTTCGTGAACGCTTTGGCGAAGAAGAACTTTCAGAAGTAGTGGGTAACACTGAAACATGGTTATATAATGATACATCGAAAGAAGATTTTGACTATGAAAAGACTTTTGGAGAAGTAGTATTTGACGAATTTAAATCTGGAGATGTTGACGCACAACTTTATATTACCTTCACTGATGAGAAAGCTTCCATGTACACTTATTTTTACTTAGGGGAAGATAATAAAGTTTGGCAATATCAAATTCTACCTGATGCAGAGCCTCTTGATATCCCTAAAAGTAATTAAATAGACCTTTTCATAC belongs to Solibacillus sp. FSL R7-0682 and includes:
- a CDS encoding PhoU family transcriptional regulator yields the protein MKKILGLLLTITALVGCSDESNSAKDNEGLTKSFVEEYAEIGLSYDDVRERFGEEELSEVVGNTETWLYNDTSKEDFDYEKTFGEVVFDEFKSGDVDAQLYITFTDEKASMYTYFYLGEDNKVWQYQILPDAEPLDIPKSN